TCTGGTAAGTCATTTGTAACTGAAAATGAGCATTTTTATCCTTTGTTCAAATGAGTGCTTCTCTAATTGACTCAATGAATTACCTTTTCAAGAGTTGGGCCCCCAGACTTGGGTTTTATTAATGCCTGGGAAACACTATGGGAAACTATACTATAAGCAGATTCTGTATCAGGGGCTTGAGTTGGGTGACAATTTTATTTTTTCGGGCAGAGCTCTAAAGGGCCTCTTTCTACCTATTCTATTatgtatttgtatatatatttttcttatcGCTCCTAACTATCTTTTCTTGCCCTCTCTGTAGGAAGGACGGGAACAGTATGAGCTGGCGGCGACCTCTGAGCAGGGAGGCAAGAAGAAGAATGCCAAGGCCatgaagaaggagagggacatgGATGAGTTGAAAAAGGAAGTTGATCTGGTGAGTCGGCTTCTCTCACTTTCATTCTCTTTCAGGACCTGGgaagttcatctttaaatcaCAAGTCTCACTCGTGTGTTGATGTCACTGACTTGGTGTCAAGCTTGGCGctgcatgtactgtactgtatgtttatCTCGAGGGTGTAGAAGTGCAGTGCAATACGATTGTCAGTGACATGTTCCTAATCTCTGTCCCATAGGATGACCATAAACTGACCCTGGATGAGCTCAACCGCAAATACGGCACCGACCTTAGTAGGGTAAGTCTGGAGCTTCACTGATTTTCATTTCAGTTGGCAATTCATTCATCTCCTCTGCACTGTTTTCTGTTAACAAACTAGTTACTTATCGACCACAGCTGGAAGGCAATTCAGTTCGGTTCTCCTCAATTCGAATAGTTTCaattattgaatagaaaaatGATGGAGTGATGGACTTCAAAGTTCTGCTCAAGTTATGGGTTTCGGACTCTTGGGATCTCTTCCAATTATTAAACCGTGGAAGAAGGGGGTTATCATTGACTTGGATGTGACAAATATCCAAGGCAATTGGAGGAGGCAATACGACAGCTGCTTTATCCCTCTTTTACATCCATACAAATGGACTCTTGATCATGATTGAGAGATCAAGGGGAATAGTAGATTACCGCCTCCAAACCTAGCAGCGCAGCCGAGTGGTCCTTTTGAATAATTGACAAGCAGCAGGCTCATAGCACCTCAGCCCAGATTTAGGATGCACTCAACCCCAGCAGAGGAGATGGCACTGTTTTCAGAGAGTTGCCTGGCAACTGTCAGCACCTCGACTCTCTCCAGAGCCCCATTGACttgtttctctgttctctgccttATGTGAAATTAGAGTTATGACTTGGCCCTGCAGTGTCTCTGTCTGCCACTGACAGACCTCGCAGAGAGATATTATTGTGTTGACAATTTGCTTCCTCTCTCCTTATCACGTGCCGTGAAAGAGAATCTCAAGAATGGGGGGGAAGGGTGGGGTACCTAGATATACCCGAATATAGCAATATACTTGATTTAAAAAAGCAAGGGTCGATAATGGTATACCCTTAAAATATTGTGTGGGAGGGAAGCACCCATTCTTTTAAAATTAAGTATCCTCCTACAGCATCTTAATTTGAGGTCTCGACATGTAAAGTAACACAACCAATTTTGTATTTCTTCAGGGGTTATCCAGTGCTAAGGCTGCCGAGAACCTTGCCCGTGATGGCCCCAATTCCCTGACCCTCCTCCCACTACCCCTGAGTGGGTGAAGTTCTGCAAGCAGATGTTTGGCGGGTTCTCCATGCTGCTGTGGACTGGCGCTCTCCTCTGCTTCCTGGCCTACGGAATCCAGGCAGCCATGGAGGATGAGCCGGCCAATGATAACGTAAGATTTCCAAGATGAAGAATGTTGATTTTATTGACATTGTGATGGAATTGAAAGCAGATGATGCTTGGGTTTTGTAGTTTTTTTGCACTGGTGTTTGTGCGGGGGATTTAACTTAACTCTAACACGTTCTGCATCTTTGTCCCACACAGTTGTACCTGGGTGTCGTACTCTCTGCTGTTGTCATTGTTACTGGCTGTTTCTCCTACTACCAAGAGGCCAAGAGCTCAAAGATCATGGACTCCTTCAAGAACCTGGTCCCACAGGTACTGGCTGTTTTAGAAACACTTCTTTTCGAGGTGTTTTTTCCCCTTTTATTGTTACATTTAAAGATGAATCTTGTTGTGTCCTCTACCTTGTAGCAAGCCCTGGTTGTCCGTGACGGTGAGAAGATGAACATCAACGCTCAACAAGTGGTGGTTGGAGATCTGGTGGAGGTGAAAGGTGGAGATAGGATTCCCGCCGATTTGAGAATCATCTCCGCCAGCGGTTGCAAAGTGGGTACTTTAAAATCCCCTTGCTCCAAATACGTCACATTCCACCCATGTCTGTGTCATTCATTATTGTATTACTCTAATTCCCTCCCCACTCAGGTGGACAACTCCTCCCTCACTGGTGAATCTGAGCCCCAGACCCGTACTCCGGACTACTCCAATGACAACCCCCTGGAGACCAGGAACATTGCCTTCTTCTCTACCAACTGTGTTGAAGGTACTTTAAAAGAGCAGAGTTGCTCAGATGAGAAACaaaccaaataaaaatcaattctGCCCAGGGACCACAGATTAAAAATGAGGAATCTAGCTAAATCTGGTGTGTTGTACTGgcaaataaatgaaataaaacaaACCATGACTGGGCTAGCTTCGATGAAGTCCTGTTGCTGTATAAAGTATGTCCACCATTTCTGAGGTTGAATCACTGTCAACTGTGCTGTTAAACAGTAGTCAATATGATGGCATGATTGTTAAATGAAGTCTGCATGTTATTTCCTGCAGGAACTGCCAGAGGTATTGTCATCAACACTGGTGACCGCACTGTTATGGGTCGTATTGCTACCCTCGCCTCTGGCCTGGAAGTCGGACGTACCCCAATCTCCATTGAAATTGAGCACTTCATCCACATCATCACCGGTGTGGCCGTCTTCCTGGGCATGTCTTTCTTTGTCCTGTCCCTCATCCTCGGATACTCTTGGCTGGAAGCTGTCATCTTCCTCATCGGAATCATTGTCGCTAACGTGCCTGAGGGTCTCCTGGCCACTGTAACTGTGAGTACGGTCTTTCGGgagtgcccccccccccaaacacttCTGATATGGCTCCAAAAACCAGTACATTTCCAATTTGTTTCGACAGACATGGTGAGTGACTTTTGGCTGTCTCTGTAGGTGTGTTTAACTCTGACTGCCAAGCGTATGGCCAAGAAGAACTGCCTGGTGAAGAATCTCGAAGCTGTTGAGACCTTGGGCTCCACCTCCACCATTTGCTCTGACAAGACCGGAACCCTGACTCAGAACAGAATGACCGTGGCTCACATGTGGTTCGACAACCAGATCCATGAGGCTGACACCACAGAGAACCAGAGTGGTACCTCCTTCGACAGGAGCTCTGCCACCTGGGCTGCCCTGGCTAGAGTCGCTGGCCTGTGTAACCGTGCCGTCTTCCTGGCAGAACAGAGCGGTATTCCTATCCTTAAAGTAAGTGTCTCATTTCCCCAGAGTGAATTGACAACCGTATGCACATGGAGCTATCGACAGGAGTTCAGCATGTAATGCCTCTGAAAAGGCTCAACAGGGTTGTCTTTCACCTTATGTGATTCCTCCCCTGTCACCCAAATGCCTCATATTGCCTCAGCCATTAATCATCTCACCTTGGACTAGCTGTGATTACCACACTTAATTTCACCCCTTATTTTCAGTTTCTCTGTCACGGTCTTTGTCTTCTACCAGGCTCAATCTACAAAGATTTCCTTTTCATTCAGTCTGTTTAAATTGATGGAGGGCATTTTAAGGACTTGGGCCACTTGGAAGTGCTAGTGTGTGAAAGAGAGTGTGCGCCAGCGGCGTACCACGTCCACTTCATCTGCCTACTCGTTTCTCTCTCACAGAGAGATGTGGCTGGTGATGCCTCAGAGTCTGCCCTGCTGAAGTGTATTGAgctgtgctgtgggtctgtgcaAGGCATGAGAGACCAGTACACCAAGGTTGCTGAAATCCCATTCAACTCCACCAACAAATACCAGGTAGGGCAATGGCACCCTGCCACATGAAATATTGGCAAATAAGTTTTCAATAAGTCTTAAACCCTTCCCTTTGGCACAGAGATCAATATGGTTATGCCTATTCTGGTAATCTGTTTTCAAAATGGCTGCTCCTATAATTTTATCCCTTAGCTCTCAGTTCACCTGAACAAGAATGAGGGTGAGTCCAAGCATCTGCTGGTGATGAAGGGAGCCCCTGAGAGGATTCTGGACCGCTGCTCCACCATTTTGATCCAGGGCAAAGAACAGCCTCTGGATGACGAGATGAAGGACTCTTTCCAGAACGCCTACATGGAACTGGGTGGTCTGGGAGAGCGAGTGCTGGGTAATAGTCATTTATTTCAGTCATCACTAGCCAATACTACTGTATTTTTGTTATTCCATCTGTGTTGTCAAATGATCCAATGTGAGGTATAAAATTGTGCTTTTGCTCCTTTTTTCAATTCACATTTTCACAATTTTGTATCCGTCTAGGGTTCTGTCATTTCCAGCTCCCTGATGACCAGTTCGCTGAGGGCTTCCAGTTTGATTGTGAAGAGGTGAACTTCCCAACTGAGAATCTGTGCTTCGTTGGACTAATGTCCATGATTGACCCTCCCCGTGCTGCTGTGCCTGATGCTGTGGGAAAGTGCAGGAGTGCTGGAATCAAGGTATGGCAATGTAATACTTGACACGACTCTTCAGTCAATCCACATAGCAGCCACTGTGATCAGACCactcctcttcccttccttcccttaggTTATCATGGTCACTGGTGATCATCCCATCACTGCTAAAGCCATTGCCAAGGGTGTGGGCATCATTTCTGAAGGAAACGAGACTGTTGAGGACATTGCTGCTCGTCTGAACATTCCAGTCAATGAAGTTGACCCTAGGTATGTtgcgatttaaaaaaaatatatattaaaaaaagttACGTTATTGGAAACAACAGTAAAACCCTTGCAGTTTCTACATTTTTCATTTTTGAAGTCCTTTTTCAAAGATTTTATTCAAGCTTGAATGTCACGTCCTTCTCATGAGCGCTTATAGACATTATAGAAATGTCTTCATATCAATGGGATTTCCCATAAAATAAAGGGTACATTTTTCACAGGGATGCCAAGGCCTGTGTGGTCCATGGCGGTGACCTCAAGGACCTGAGCGCTGAACAGTTGGACGACATCCTGAAATATCACACAGAGATTGTGTTTGCCAGAACCTCTCCTCAGCAGAAGCTGATTATCGTGGAGGGCTGCCAGCGCCAGGTAATATTCAGCTCAACTTAAAGACACTAGGCCTATCTCACGAGAGGTAAACAGAGTGACTGTAGCGTAGATAAATTCCTTTCAAATTAAAAATGTGTTTACCAGTTTTTCTCTCTCTAGACTTCTCTCTCCATAGACTCAAACACCTCTCCTCCTTATCCACAGGGTGCTATTGTGGCTGTGACAGGTGATGGTGTGAACGATTCTCCTGCTCTGAAGAAGGCTGACATCGGTGTTGCTATGGGGATCTCTGGATCTGACGTCTCCAAGCAGGCTGCAGACATGATCCTCCTGGATGACAACTTTGCCTCCATCGTGACTGGTGTTGAAGAAGGTAGAAGCAGCATTTCAGTGGATTTAGAATGTTTGGGGTTCCTTCTATTCTGCATTATTTTCACTAACGTTATGCATGTACCTTTCCTAGGCCGTCTGATCTTTGACAACTTGAAGAAGTCCATCGCCTACACCCTGACCAGTAATATTCCAGAAATCACACCCTTCCTCTTCTTCATCATCGCCAACATTCCACTGCCCCTAGGAACCGTCACCATCCTCTGTATCGACTTGGGAACTGACATGGTAAGGAATTTGTATATTTAAGATTTTTCTTTTCTAAATCTTTGGTTACTGTTCAGTTTTATTCTAATTGTTGAAATCGTCCTCAACTTTGCAGGTCCCCGCCATCTCCCTGGCCTACGAAGCTGCTGAGAGTGACATTATGAAGAGACAGCCCAGAAACTCCAAAACAGACAAACTGGTGAATGAAAGACTTATCAGCATAGCCTACGGTCAAATCGGTAAGACCGCTTTTCACTAAGCCTTACTTGCACAAAACAAAGTATTTTCATTCTTAGATGAAAGATTAACATCTCATACACCTCAAACTGGATTCTAGACTCTTAAATTGACTGGGTGGTTTTGGGATCAGCTGGAAGTGGGGTATGCGCCAGAAATAGCCTCCCTGGTGATAAGAGAAGGGGTCTCTGAGTGATTATGGGATGTTTCACACTTTGGTGATGGAGCCAAAAATAGGTTTAAACCAGAGGTTTCCACATGAGCGGGACTTTCCTTAAGAGGAAACACTGATATGGACAGGATTCACATACTGCGGTTGCATCATATCATAGGTCGCGAACCTCTCCCACCAACGTGATACTCCTTGGGAATCactgtagggcggcaggtagcctagcggttagtgttggcccagtaactgaaaggtcgctggttcgaatacccgAGCCGACAGGGTGAAAATCTTTGCTCCgtgccttgagcaaggcagttaactctaataagctccaggagcaccctactactatgactgaccctgtaaaacaacacattctcCTGCACCTGTCCGGTGATGTGACAATCAAActtgaaaaaaatgttttaatggaGATTGATGCAACATAGAAAAACCAGCAGACAGAATGACATGGATAGAATCTGATACAAATGCACCCATCTGATCCTGTCTCCCCACAGGTATGATCCAGGCTTTGGCTGGGTTCTTCACATACTTTGTGATCCTTGCTGAGAATGGGTTCTTACCCTCCAGACTGCTAGGTATTCGTGTGGACTGGGACAACAAATTTTGCAACGACCTGGAGGATAGCTATGGCCAGCAGTGGGTGAGTATGCAGACCCCAATGTGTTTTTCACAAGCCTTGTTGATTGGTCTGATTCTAGATGATTAGCTGACTGTGTTTTGACGGTTTCTCCCTCTGTTGCTGACTGTTTCCCTCAGACTTATGAACAGAGAAAGATTGTGGAGTTCACCTGCCACACAGCATTCTTCGCCAGTATTGTAGTTGTACAGTGGGCTGATTTGATCATCTGTAAGACCAGGAGGAACTCAGTCTTCCAACAAGGAATGAGGTGAGTTCAGTGGCCATTTTGAAGAGCATCGGCTGTTGTTagtttttgttttcaaataaatGACTTGATTTTAAATGCTGCTTCTGTCCTCCTCAGGAACAAGATTCTCATCTTCGGCCTGTTTGAGGAGACGGCCCTGGCCGCCTTCCTGTCCTACTGTCCTGGGATGGGCATCGCCCTCAGAATGTACCCACTCAAGTAAGTAAAGACCCTTCAGTTAGGTACACTTCATCTCTTAATAAAATAATATGTAGTACTGAAAATACTTAACTATTGGAGGACTTCTATTAAGCTTAGCTATGTGTTGCTTAAAATGTTAAGATCTGTTCTTGGTGTATTCTGGTCTGGAGTCATTTCAGAtctgttgtttttgttttatgttttgtttttgttttgtccttaGACCCAGCTGGTGGTTCTGCGCCTTCCCATACTCTCTCCTCATCTTTATTTATGATGAAATCCGAAAACTGATCATCCGACGCAGCCCAGGAGGTGAGGCTAAATCCCTTTTAGTTATTACTGTGACTATCTGCTGTACTTGTTCATACAAGTTCTCAGTTTGGCTCTCAAAACCACAAGATTTTCCCTCGTTCTCAGGAGGATAgtaaggctacctaaatatgcaGCCTTACTATCTGGCAAACAAGCGAAGTCTGTAAATCTTTAAGCAGCAGCACATTGTTCAGATGTGCAAGACAGTGGACACAGACACGTTTGGGAGTCTAGTCCACTCCattgacaactgctgatgtaaaaagggctttataaaatgcATTTGATGTGAGTAAACCGGTATGCTATCAGAGACCATGTTAAAGACGTCGGTCACTTGACTGTCTTCCTCCGTGATCGTCTGAACTACACACGGATAGTTAACATGATCTATGTTTATGTATGCTACAGCCTTCCTTAGTCCACCTGTTTTACCAGAGGTAATTGATCTCTAAATCCTGTTTTCCATCTTCTCTGTTTTAGGTTGGGTGGAGAGGGAGACGTACTACTAGAAAGCATCCCGTTTGCATCGCTCAAGTTCTTGCATGGTTGTCTTGCTGCTCGGAATTTTAAATTCTGTCAAATGTGGATGTGTTTTTATATAGGGAATGCGTGATACTAAAACACTGAGATCGCGATGATGAACCAAGACATTTGACATTGTGTGCCTTGTTTCTGGAACAGGACCAATTTTCTACATGTTTTTAACAGTAATATAAATAAACTTTCAGTCAGCTCCCACTTTGGTGTGTATGGTTTGTGCATGTGTGCTTGCACGTTTCCTCATTGCAACTTGGAGACTTTCCAGAATAAACACAGCATCAACAGATCTTCAGGTCCTTCTTTTCCTATCCTTCCTGGagattctctctactctctctctctgttttaacCATGAGCACTGCTTTCAGTGTGCAGTCAACGAACACCAGCTAGTTGTTCACTGTCATTGTAGTACAGAATGTAGACTGTATTTCATCTCACCTTTTGACCCATTCACATCACACTTTATCCATCTACTGCCCAACATTAAACACTATCTCCACACACTAGCAAGCCTGTGTCAGAGCAACCGTCTATCAGAAGCACAAGGCAAGACTTATCAACTGGCAGCACTTGAGTATAAAAACCCTGCTGACAACATTGTGGCTTAATATGTATATTTCATTCAAACCCACTGTATAATGCTTACAGTAGCAATGCTCTCCTGTGGTTGGGTGTTCTAAAATAAAGTAGCTATGGAATGCCTAATCCAATATCCTACCCTTGAGGTTTGGGAATGAAGCTAAACTTTAAAAATTATCCACCCACAAGTGGTGAACCCCTAGTACCACTGACTGCATGTCCAAAAGAAGGAGATCTCCTGATTTCTCTGAACATCCCTCCTACGTAAACACactgcaggtagcctaatggttagagcgttggactagtaatcagaaggttgcaagattgaatccccgagctgacaaggtaagaatctgtcattctgcccctgaacaaggccgtcattgaaaataagaatgagttcttaaactgacttgcctagtttaaataagAATGAACCGCTAGTTCAAGTTCCTGCCATAGAAATTGTGAAAGGAACAACCACTTCTGCAGCATTGTCAACTAAGAACATGTAGATCTTACTGCAGGCTACATTGTCGACAGCTGCAACCAGCCTTATCAAAATAAGAAGCTAAGCTACCTACTGTTCAGAACTTTTAATTGATAACTCCCCACTCAGACTGAGCACACTACAATTGAACCTAGCTTGCTAAAGTAGGCATttcacatcctgtctgtctgtggagtgGAAGACGCTTGAGACGACAGTGCACACAACATCCCATCCACAAGGAAAGAAATCTGTCACAAGCTCACAATCCCCAAGCTTGGGGTGTCAGTGCACAGTCCCGTTTTGTCAGTCCCAACCGGACTTCATGTCTGGGaaaagatggtggataaatgaagatGTCTTACTCAGGCTTTACCATAGATTTTTTTGGTCACAGTCCAGTCTTAAGGGGTGACTCTCCCATAGACACCAATATGATAGCAGCTGGGTCTGCTTAGTTCATTGACTGTTTATGAACTAGAAACAATTTGGGAGTGGGATGTCTCTCTTCCGTCTTTGGTTAGGCTGCGTGACAACCTGTGGGTTGACCGCGCTGCGTAATCTCCACACCTCCCTTACTCTCATAGTACGGCCTATGTGGATTccagttaaagggatagttcattcTCCAAAGCCAAAGTTTGTCATGCCTCAAGTGTGGCCTATAGTCGAGCTCCATATCCCACGGCATCTGTTGTGTAAATGTCTCAGGATTCAAATGAATAGGAAAGATTGGCACCACTGAGGTGAACTATCCTTTAATGTAAGGTGAAAAAAACGTTATTCTTACGGAATGAGGTTCTATCTCCCAGGAGTGCTTCTGGCAGGTCTTTAGCAGGTCTGGAAAGAGGCCAAAAATGAGAGGGGTGAGAAGAGTGAGGCTAGAAATAGGTAAAACAGACATGGCTAGAAATTCCACTTGATTTAACACAGACCTACCAAAATGTCAGCCAACTACATTCTTGCACTGAAAAACATACTGAATTATAAACTTCCACACGGAACTCTGCATTCAATGAATGAGAA
This genomic window from Oncorhynchus nerka isolate Pitt River linkage group LG2, Oner_Uvic_2.0, whole genome shotgun sequence contains:
- the LOC115132097 gene encoding LOW QUALITY PROTEIN: sodium/potassium-transporting ATPase subunit alpha-1 (The sequence of the model RefSeq protein was modified relative to this genomic sequence to represent the inferred CDS: inserted 1 base in 1 codon), whose amino-acid sequence is MGRGEGREQYELAATSEQGGKKKNAKAMKKERDMDELKKEVDLDDHKLTLDELNRKYGTDLSRGLSSAKAAENLARDGPNSLXPPPTTPEWVKFCKQMFGGFSMLLWTGALLCFLAYGIQAAMEDEPANDNLYLGVVLSAVVIVTGCFSYYQEAKSSKIMDSFKNLVPQQALVVRDGEKMNINAQQVVVGDLVEVKGGDRIPADLRIISASGCKVDNSSLTGESEPQTRTPDYSNDNPLETRNIAFFSTNCVEGTARGIVINTGDRTVMGRIATLASGLEVGRTPISIEIEHFIHIITGVAVFLGMSFFVLSLILGYSWLEAVIFLIGIIVANVPEGLLATVTVCLTLTAKRMAKKNCLVKNLEAVETLGSTSTICSDKTGTLTQNRMTVAHMWFDNQIHEADTTENQSGTSFDRSSATWAALARVAGLCNRAVFLAEQSGIPILKRDVAGDASESALLKCIELCCGSVQGMRDQYTKVAEIPFNSTNKYQLSVHLNKNEGESKHLLVMKGAPERILDRCSTILIQGKEQPLDDEMKDSFQNAYMELGGLGERVLGFCHFQLPDDQFAEGFQFDCEEVNFPTENLCFVGLMSMIDPPRAAVPDAVGKCRSAGIKVIMVTGDHPITAKAIAKGVGIISEGNETVEDIAARLNIPVNEVDPRDAKACVVHGGDLKDLSAEQLDDILKYHTEIVFARTSPQQKLIIVEGCQRQGAIVAVTGDGVNDSPALKKADIGVAMGISGSDVSKQAADMILLDDNFASIVTGVEEGRLIFDNLKKSIAYTLTSNIPEITPFLFFIIANIPLPLGTVTILCIDLGTDMVPAISLAYEAAESDIMKRQPRNSKTDKLVNERLISIAYGQIGMIQALAGFFTYFVILAENGFLPSRLLGIRVDWDNKFCNDLEDSYGQQWTYEQRKIVEFTCHTAFFASIVVVQWADLIICKTRRNSVFQQGMRNKILIFGLFEETALAAFLSYCPGMGIALRMYPLKPSWWFCAFPYSLLIFIYDEIRKLIIRRSPGGWVERETYY